One Mycobacteroides salmoniphilum DNA segment encodes these proteins:
- a CDS encoding GNAT family N-acetyltransferase: MSGRPQPVTADAIEVMVPWSIEYSLETFGVATPAAEARRWLVGSYQLGDVYLHGEHGGVPVAMAGARAPIEGVSRIGPVYTPPAHRGRGYGSAVTAAACEWARQAGAQEIVLTTDLANSTSNSIYRKLGFRAVVDSVIVEFAAPAALRAP, translated from the coding sequence GTGTCCGGCAGGCCGCAACCGGTTACCGCGGATGCCATCGAGGTGATGGTGCCGTGGAGTATTGAGTACAGCCTGGAGACGTTCGGCGTGGCGACTCCAGCCGCTGAGGCGCGGCGCTGGCTCGTAGGCTCCTACCAACTGGGGGATGTCTACCTGCATGGGGAACACGGAGGCGTGCCCGTTGCCATGGCCGGAGCGCGGGCACCGATCGAAGGGGTATCGCGGATCGGTCCGGTGTACACCCCGCCTGCGCATCGGGGCCGCGGCTACGGCAGCGCCGTCACGGCGGCGGCCTGCGAGTGGGCGCGACAAGCCGGAGCTCAGGAGATCGTCCTCACCACCGATCTGGCCAACTCGACCTCCAACTCGATCTACCGCAAGCTCGGATTTCGGGCGGTAGTCGATTCGGTGATCGTCGAGTTCGCGGCACCGGCGGCACTCCGAGCTCCCTGA
- the secA2 gene encoding accessory Sec system translocase SecA2 — MHVRKSNTPSRFTGKFWKLLGAATDKNQGQSLDLVDASKKYDEKAKDLTDEQLTKAAKKLDLAEGIESKDIGQFLAIVREAAERTIDERPFDVQLLGALRMLDGDVIEMATGEGKTLTGAITAAAYALGGRSVHVISVNDYLARRDAEWMGSLLERLGLTVGWITEESTADERRKAYACDVTYGSVNEIGFDVLRDQLAIDVDDLVSPSPDVAVVDEADSVLVDEALVPLVLAGTSHREAPSSEVIEAVRELTAGEDYEADNDRRNIFLTDTGARRLEKRLGNIDLYSEQNVGTTLTEVNVALHAHVLLERDVHYIVRDGAVHLINSSRGRIAALQRWPDGLQAAVEAKEGIETTDTGEVLDTITVQALINRYPRVCGMTGTALAAGEQLRQFYKLGVSPIPPNTPNIREDQPDRVYITEASKNDALVAHIAEIHSTGQPVLVGTHDVAESEALHHRLVRSGVPAVVLNAKNDAEEARVIAEAGALKTVTVSTQMAGRGTDIRLGGSEETDYDAVVEVGGLHVVGTGRHRTERLDNQLRGRAGRQGDPGSSVFFSSWEDEVVVAYLDSAKLPTETDDDGQIVSTKAGGLLDHAQRVAEGAMLDLHANTWRYNQLIAQQRAIISDRRDTLLRTDTARKELKERSAERYDELAEELSEERLERISRQIMLYHLDRGWADHLAYLSDVRESIHLRALGRQNPIDEFHRLAVDAFASLAADAVEAAQQTFETANLVDDEQGLDLSKLARPTSTWTYMIHDDPRKNDSLSILNLPGVFS, encoded by the coding sequence GTGCATGTGCGTAAGTCGAACACCCCCTCACGGTTCACCGGGAAGTTCTGGAAGCTCCTCGGTGCCGCCACCGATAAGAACCAGGGCCAGTCGCTGGACCTCGTGGACGCCTCGAAGAAGTACGACGAGAAGGCCAAGGACCTCACCGACGAGCAGCTCACCAAGGCGGCCAAGAAGCTCGACCTGGCCGAGGGCATCGAGTCCAAGGACATCGGCCAGTTCCTCGCGATCGTGCGTGAGGCCGCCGAACGCACCATCGACGAGCGACCGTTCGACGTTCAGCTGCTGGGCGCATTGCGCATGCTCGACGGCGACGTCATCGAAATGGCCACCGGCGAGGGCAAGACCCTCACCGGCGCGATCACCGCCGCCGCGTACGCGTTGGGCGGGCGCAGCGTGCATGTCATCTCGGTCAACGACTACCTGGCCCGGCGCGACGCCGAATGGATGGGATCGCTCCTGGAGCGGCTGGGGTTGACGGTCGGATGGATCACCGAGGAATCCACCGCCGACGAACGTCGGAAGGCCTACGCCTGTGACGTCACCTACGGGTCAGTCAACGAGATCGGCTTCGACGTGCTGCGCGACCAATTGGCGATCGACGTCGACGACCTGGTGTCACCGAGCCCCGACGTCGCAGTCGTCGACGAGGCCGACTCGGTGCTGGTCGACGAGGCCCTGGTGCCCCTGGTGCTGGCCGGTACCAGCCATCGGGAAGCCCCGAGCTCTGAGGTCATCGAAGCGGTACGCGAACTGACCGCCGGAGAGGACTACGAGGCCGACAACGATCGCCGCAACATCTTCCTTACCGACACCGGCGCCCGGCGGCTGGAAAAGCGGCTGGGGAACATCGATCTGTATTCCGAGCAGAACGTCGGGACGACCCTCACCGAGGTCAACGTCGCACTGCACGCACATGTACTTCTGGAGCGCGACGTGCACTACATCGTGCGCGATGGTGCCGTGCACCTCATCAACTCCTCGCGGGGCCGCATCGCGGCCCTGCAGCGCTGGCCCGATGGCTTGCAGGCAGCGGTCGAAGCCAAGGAAGGCATCGAAACCACCGACACCGGTGAGGTTCTCGACACCATTACCGTGCAGGCCCTCATCAACAGGTACCCGCGTGTGTGCGGAATGACCGGTACGGCACTCGCCGCAGGCGAACAGCTTCGGCAGTTCTACAAGCTGGGCGTTTCACCGATCCCGCCCAACACCCCGAACATTCGCGAGGACCAGCCCGACCGCGTGTACATCACCGAGGCGAGCAAGAACGACGCCCTCGTCGCGCATATCGCCGAGATCCACTCCACCGGCCAGCCGGTGCTCGTCGGCACGCATGATGTCGCCGAATCTGAGGCGCTGCACCACCGTTTGGTGCGTTCCGGGGTTCCTGCCGTCGTGCTGAACGCCAAGAACGACGCCGAGGAGGCCCGCGTCATCGCCGAGGCCGGTGCGCTCAAGACCGTCACGGTATCTACTCAGATGGCCGGCCGCGGTACCGATATCCGACTGGGTGGCTCCGAGGAGACCGATTACGACGCCGTCGTGGAAGTGGGTGGGCTGCACGTCGTCGGCACCGGGCGACACCGCACCGAACGGCTCGACAACCAGCTGCGCGGACGTGCCGGACGCCAGGGCGACCCGGGTTCGTCGGTCTTCTTTTCCAGCTGGGAGGACGAGGTTGTTGTGGCATACCTTGATTCGGCCAAGCTCCCTACCGAGACCGATGACGACGGACAGATCGTCAGCACCAAAGCGGGCGGTCTACTCGACCACGCGCAGCGAGTCGCCGAGGGTGCGATGCTCGATCTGCATGCCAACACCTGGCGTTACAACCAACTGATTGCCCAGCAGCGCGCCATCATCTCCGATCGCCGGGACACCCTGCTGCGCACCGACACAGCCCGCAAGGAGCTCAAGGAGCGTTCTGCCGAGCGCTATGACGAGCTGGCGGAGGAACTTTCCGAAGAGCGGCTGGAGCGCATCTCGCGCCAGATCATGCTGTACCACCTCGACCGGGGTTGGGCGGATCACCTGGCGTACCTGTCGGACGTACGAGAGAGCATCCACCTGCGCGCGCTCGGGCGGCAGAACCCTATCGATGAGTTCCACCGGCTCGCCGTGGATGCCTTCGCGTCGCTGGCCGCCGATGCCGTGGAGGCCGCACAGCAGACCTTCGAGACCGCGAATCTGGTTGACGACGAACAGGGATTGGATCTGTCGAAGCTTGCCCGGCCGACCTCGACATGGACCTACATGATCCACGACGATCCACGCAAGAACGACAGCCTCTCGATTCTGAACCTGCCCGGCGTCTTCAGCTGA
- a CDS encoding CDP-alcohol phosphatidyltransferase family protein, producing MGTDEPLARRASAPAEPRSGDDRILTVPNVLSVIRLAFIPLFLYLLLVKHADGWAVAILMLSGFTDWADGKIARLMNQSSHLGALLDPAADRLYMVTTPIAFAIRDIVPWWIVLTLMARDLILTLGLPIVRRRGIEALPVTYLGKAATFALMSAFPLILIGEWDSLWGRIIGPCGWAFLLWGLGMYLWTFVLYVAQIVLVVRQLPRVGT from the coding sequence ATGGGAACCGACGAGCCGCTTGCGCGAAGAGCTTCAGCTCCTGCGGAACCGCGCTCCGGAGACGACCGGATACTGACGGTCCCCAATGTGCTGAGCGTCATTCGGCTGGCGTTCATCCCGCTGTTCCTTTACCTGCTGCTGGTGAAGCACGCCGACGGCTGGGCCGTCGCCATTCTGATGCTGAGCGGCTTCACCGACTGGGCCGACGGCAAGATTGCCCGGCTGATGAATCAGTCGTCACACCTGGGCGCGCTCCTGGACCCGGCCGCAGACCGGCTGTACATGGTGACCACCCCGATCGCATTCGCCATCCGGGACATCGTGCCCTGGTGGATCGTCCTCACCCTGATGGCCCGCGACCTCATTCTCACCCTCGGACTACCCATCGTGCGCCGCCGCGGAATCGAGGCGTTGCCGGTTACCTATCTCGGCAAGGCCGCGACCTTCGCATTGATGTCGGCGTTCCCGCTGATCCTGATCGGCGAATGGGACTCGCTGTGGGGCAGGATAATCGGCCCCTGCGGTTGGGCATTCCTATTGTGGGGGCTGGGCATGTACCTGTGGACGTTCGTGCTCTACGTCGCGCAGATCGTGCTGGTGGTCCGGCAGCTGCCGAGGGTCGGCACCTGA
- a CDS encoding DUF881 domain-containing protein: MSADDPIHGNGPHLMGGFEPEEGLGHHSANRPKRNPVPSLLRTLLSDHLDAGYAEAAAACAGGAAPRSRLAEWGWQALAAIAIAAVFAAAVAQTTRIAPGVMQEKQGLLASIRSEKRDSGALESTRDQLSAEVAGARRGQLEGNEQGKELLNRLDQLGLAAASTPVRGPALIVTLADPGSTGDLSDVSKERIPRSQQVILDRDMQLVVNSLWNSGAEAISVSDVRIGPNVTMRQAGGAILVDNQPISSPYRIVAIGPANTMRSSFERSPGMARMRLLQKSYGIRLTLGTQENVQLAPAANRDVKYAKEIPTGAR, translated from the coding sequence ATGAGCGCCGACGACCCCATACACGGCAATGGGCCGCATCTCATGGGTGGTTTCGAACCTGAGGAGGGTTTGGGCCATCACAGCGCGAACCGGCCCAAGCGCAATCCGGTGCCCTCGTTGTTGCGCACCTTGCTTTCCGATCACCTGGACGCCGGATACGCCGAGGCGGCCGCCGCCTGCGCCGGCGGGGCCGCGCCGCGCTCACGTCTGGCTGAATGGGGTTGGCAGGCACTCGCTGCCATCGCCATTGCCGCCGTCTTCGCGGCGGCCGTCGCGCAGACGACCCGCATCGCGCCCGGCGTGATGCAGGAGAAGCAGGGACTGCTGGCGAGTATCCGGAGCGAAAAGCGCGATTCGGGAGCGCTCGAGTCGACGCGCGACCAGTTGTCGGCAGAGGTGGCCGGTGCTCGGCGCGGCCAGCTGGAGGGCAATGAGCAGGGCAAGGAGCTACTGAATCGGTTGGACCAGTTGGGTCTTGCGGCGGCGAGCACCCCAGTGCGCGGACCCGCGCTGATCGTCACGCTGGCCGATCCGGGCAGTACCGGCGACCTCTCAGACGTCTCGAAGGAACGCATCCCGCGTAGTCAACAGGTTATTCTCGACCGCGACATGCAGCTCGTCGTCAACTCGCTGTGGAACAGTGGCGCAGAGGCGATTTCGGTCTCGGACGTGCGCATCGGCCCCAACGTGACGATGCGTCAGGCCGGGGGAGCGATCCTGGTCGACAACCAGCCCATCAGCTCGCCATACCGGATCGTCGCCATCGGCCCCGCCAACACGATGCGGTCCTCATTCGAGCGCAGTCCGGGCATGGCCAGGATGCGGCTTCTGCAGAAGTCCTATGGCATCCGGCTTACCCTCGGCACTCAGGAGAACGTCCAGCTGGCCCCTGCGGCTAATCGGGACGTGAAGTACGCCAAGGAAATTCCCACAGGAGCCCGATGA
- a CDS encoding small basic family protein yields MIGIVALAIGVVLGLVFHPNVPDAVAPYLPIAVVAALDALFGGARAYLDQIFDSKVFVVSFVFNVLVAALIVFVGDQLGVGTQLSTAIIVVLGIRIFGNAAALRRRLFGA; encoded by the coding sequence ATGATCGGCATTGTCGCGCTGGCGATCGGCGTGGTTTTGGGACTGGTGTTTCACCCGAATGTGCCCGACGCCGTCGCCCCATACTTGCCGATCGCGGTGGTGGCCGCGCTCGATGCGCTCTTCGGCGGTGCGCGGGCCTATTTGGACCAGATATTCGATTCGAAGGTGTTCGTAGTCTCCTTCGTGTTCAACGTGCTGGTAGCGGCGCTAATCGTCTTTGTGGGCGACCAGCTCGGGGTCGGCACGCAGCTCTCCACGGCCATCATCGTCGTTCTCGGCATTCGCATCTTCGGCAACGCTGCCGCCCTGCGACGCAGGTTGTTTGGGGCGTAA
- a CDS encoding DUF881 domain-containing protein, protein MTDSQHEPHPGKHEMPKTRRPPTRTQVTFGVLGVVLCALLGLAITTQVRQTESGDGLDTARPADLLVLLDSLQQRDANLNKEIADLQQSLITMRASGTGNQAVINDAKARLSALSIMVGTVGATGPGVVLTINDPGQGLGPEALLDIINELRAAGAEAIEIRSGDTSVRIGADSWVTGTPGQLTVDGTPLAPPYSVLAIGDPPTLAAAMNIPGGAVDTVSRVGGGVTIDQPTRVDITTLREPKPRQYAQPGK, encoded by the coding sequence ATGACCGATTCCCAGCACGAACCGCACCCCGGCAAGCACGAGATGCCCAAGACGCGCCGTCCGCCGACGCGTACTCAGGTCACCTTTGGAGTACTGGGTGTCGTGCTGTGCGCACTGCTGGGGCTGGCGATCACCACCCAGGTTCGCCAAACCGAATCCGGCGATGGGCTGGACACCGCACGGCCCGCTGACCTGCTGGTGCTGCTCGACTCGTTGCAGCAGCGCGACGCCAACCTGAACAAGGAGATCGCAGACTTGCAGCAGAGCCTTATCACCATGCGCGCCAGCGGAACCGGCAATCAGGCGGTGATCAACGACGCCAAGGCTCGGCTGTCGGCGCTGTCGATCATGGTGGGCACCGTCGGTGCCACCGGACCAGGCGTCGTCCTCACCATCAACGATCCCGGGCAAGGCCTCGGACCGGAAGCCCTACTCGACATCATCAACGAGCTACGGGCGGCCGGCGCGGAGGCGATCGAGATCAGATCGGGCGATACGTCGGTGCGCATCGGGGCCGATTCATGGGTGACCGGGACCCCGGGACAGCTCACTGTCGATGGGACGCCCCTAGCGCCCCCGTATTCGGTTCTGGCGATAGGCGATCCGCCGACACTCGCGGCGGCGATGAACATTCCCGGCGGCGCCGTCGACACCGTGTCGCGAGTTGGCGGTGGCGTTACCATCGACCAGCCGACACGCGTAGACATCACCACCTTGCGGGAACCGAAACCGCGCCAATACGCTCAGCCCGGCAAGTAG
- the gcvH gene encoding glycine cleavage system protein GcvH has product MTEIPADLHYTEEHEWVRRTGERTVRIGITDYAQSQLGDVVFVQLPDVGSDLTAGSTFGEVESTKSVSDLFAPITAKVVGANGDLDSNPQLVNSDPYGDGWLVDLEVTSAADLDAALNDLLDATGYGDATD; this is encoded by the coding sequence GTGACCGAAATTCCTGCCGACCTGCACTACACCGAGGAACACGAATGGGTGCGGCGCACGGGTGAGCGCACCGTGCGCATCGGGATCACCGACTACGCACAGTCGCAGCTCGGCGACGTGGTGTTCGTCCAGCTGCCGGATGTCGGCTCGGATCTGACCGCCGGCTCCACGTTCGGTGAGGTGGAGTCCACCAAGTCGGTATCTGATCTGTTCGCGCCGATCACCGCGAAAGTTGTTGGTGCGAATGGTGATTTGGATTCCAACCCGCAGCTGGTCAATTCCGACCCTTATGGCGACGGATGGTTGGTCGATCTTGAAGTCACCAGTGCGGCAGACCTCGACGCGGCTCTTAATGACCTCTTAGACGCAACGGGATATGGTGACGCCACCGATTAG
- the garA gene encoding glycogen accumulation regulator GarA → MVTDNDKDDTSGEVTAETTSVFRADFATELEAPAQASTDVSGVEGLPAGSALLVVKRGPNAGSRFLLDQATTSAGRHPDSDIFLDDVTVSRRHAEFRLDSDEFQVVDVGSLNGTYVNREPVDSAVLANGDEVQIGKFRLVFLTGPKSAGDDTASGGQ, encoded by the coding sequence ATGGTGACCGATAACGACAAGGACGACACGTCAGGCGAGGTCACCGCGGAGACGACCTCGGTGTTCCGCGCCGATTTCGCGACGGAGCTGGAAGCGCCCGCACAGGCCTCTACCGACGTGTCGGGTGTCGAGGGATTGCCCGCCGGTTCGGCACTGTTAGTGGTCAAGCGCGGACCCAACGCGGGATCGCGATTTCTGCTCGATCAGGCAACCACGTCGGCCGGGCGGCACCCCGACAGTGACATCTTCCTCGATGACGTCACGGTAAGCCGTCGTCACGCCGAATTCCGGCTTGACAGTGATGAATTCCAGGTAGTCGACGTGGGCAGCCTCAACGGCACCTACGTCAACCGCGAGCCCGTGGATTCCGCGGTTCTCGCCAACGGCGACGAAGTGCAGATCGGAAAGTTCCGTCTGGTCTTCCTGACCGGGCCGAAGTCGGCCGGCGACGACACCGCCTCGGGTGGCCAGTGA
- a CDS encoding MerR family transcriptional regulator yields the protein MTAPDRPALTGMSIGSVLDLLRPEFPDVTISKIRFLESEGLVTPSRSASGYRRFSAYDAERLRFILTAQRDHYLPLKVIKEQLDAQPDGALPDVAGFSGGPRLFAISDGEDTNSAARQGFSSVRPTRLSREDLLSRSGADEVLLTSLIRAGIITAGPGGFFDEYTVLIVQCAAELADYGVEPRHLRTFRSAVDRETDLIAQIVGPTVKANKAGARDRADDLIREVAALSIALHGAMIKSAVRGVLDR from the coding sequence GTGACAGCTCCCGACCGGCCGGCTCTCACCGGAATGTCGATTGGGTCGGTACTCGACCTGTTGCGTCCGGAGTTTCCGGACGTCACGATCTCGAAGATTCGATTCCTCGAATCGGAGGGCCTGGTTACCCCGTCGCGTAGCGCGTCGGGGTATCGCCGGTTTTCGGCCTATGACGCCGAGCGGCTCCGGTTCATCCTGACCGCACAACGCGATCACTACTTGCCGTTAAAGGTGATCAAGGAGCAGCTCGACGCTCAGCCCGACGGTGCTCTGCCCGATGTGGCGGGTTTCAGCGGCGGCCCTCGTCTGTTTGCCATCAGTGATGGTGAAGACACCAACAGTGCTGCCCGTCAAGGATTTTCATCCGTACGTCCCACCCGGCTCAGCCGCGAGGACCTGCTGTCTCGTTCCGGAGCTGATGAGGTGCTGCTGACCTCGCTCATCAGGGCGGGGATCATCACTGCCGGACCGGGCGGTTTCTTCGATGAATACACGGTCCTGATCGTTCAGTGCGCCGCCGAACTGGCCGACTACGGTGTCGAGCCGCGGCACCTGCGCACCTTCCGGTCGGCAGTCGATCGCGAGACCGATTTGATTGCCCAGATCGTGGGCCCGACCGTCAAGGCCAATAAGGCAGGAGCCCGCGACCGCGCCGATGACCTGATCCGGGAGGTGGCGGCGCTGTCGATCGCGCTTCACGGCGCGATGATCAAGTCCGCCGTGCGCGGCGTCCTCGATCGCTGA
- a CDS encoding bifunctional nuclease family protein, whose product MSEVRVVGIRVEQPQNQPVLLLRESDGDRYLPIWIGQSEAAAIALEQQGVEPARPLTHDLIRDLIVALGHSLKEVRIVDLQEGTFYADLVFDSDIRVSARPSDSVAIALRVGVPIYVEEAVLAEAGLIIPDEDDEDSGGALREDEVEKFKEFLDSVSPDDFKATEGP is encoded by the coding sequence ATGAGCGAAGTTCGAGTCGTGGGAATCCGCGTGGAGCAGCCCCAGAACCAGCCGGTGTTGTTGCTACGGGAGTCCGACGGCGATCGTTACCTGCCGATCTGGATCGGTCAGTCCGAGGCTGCGGCCATTGCCCTGGAACAGCAGGGGGTGGAACCGGCGCGGCCGCTCACCCATGACCTGATCCGTGATCTCATTGTCGCCCTTGGGCATTCGCTCAAGGAAGTACGGATCGTGGATCTGCAAGAAGGTACGTTTTACGCAGATCTTGTTTTCGATAGCGATATCCGGGTGTCGGCACGACCGTCGGATTCGGTGGCAATCGCGCTGCGCGTAGGGGTTCCGATCTACGTCGAGGAAGCCGTACTGGCCGAGGCCGGCTTGATCATTCCGGACGAGGACGACGAGGACTCCGGCGGAGCGCTGCGAGAAGACGAGGTCGAGAAGTTCAAGGAGTTCCTCGACAGCGTGTCGCCCGACGACTTCAAGGCCACGGAAGGCCCGTAA
- a CDS encoding MerR family transcriptional regulator, producing the protein MVEQPQQGQLDMTLDGGAASSAESSASDGPVQPGLFPDDSVPDQLVGYRGPSACQVAGITYRQLDYWARTSLVVPSIRGAAGSGSQRLYSFKDILVLKIVKRLLDTGISLQNIRVAVEHLRQRGVEDLANITLFSDGTTVYECTSAEEVVDLLQGGQGVFGIAVSGAMRELTGAIAEFPGERADGGEAIEAPEDELASRRKDRARKIG; encoded by the coding sequence GTGGTCGAACAGCCGCAGCAGGGGCAGCTGGACATGACGCTGGATGGTGGCGCGGCGAGTTCCGCCGAGTCATCAGCGTCTGACGGACCTGTCCAGCCGGGTCTCTTCCCCGATGACTCCGTTCCCGACCAGCTCGTCGGCTACCGCGGACCCAGTGCCTGCCAGGTTGCCGGCATCACGTATCGCCAGCTGGACTACTGGGCCCGCACCTCACTGGTGGTTCCCTCGATCCGCGGCGCCGCCGGCTCTGGCAGCCAGCGCCTGTACTCCTTCAAGGACATCCTGGTCCTCAAGATCGTCAAGCGACTGCTGGACACCGGAATCTCACTGCAGAACATTCGGGTTGCCGTCGAACACCTGCGTCAGCGTGGGGTCGAGGATCTCGCGAACATCACGCTGTTCTCGGACGGCACCACGGTCTATGAATGCACCTCCGCCGAAGAGGTCGTCGACCTGCTGCAGGGCGGACAGGGTGTATTCGGCATCGCGGTCAGCGGTGCCATGCGCGAGTTGACCGGCGCCATCGCCGAGTTCCCGGGGGAGCGCGCCGACGGCGGCGAGGCCATCGAGGCGCCCGAGGACGAGCTGGCCTCCCGTCGTAAGGATCGCGCCCGCAAGATCGGCTGA